The Chloroflexota bacterium genome contains a region encoding:
- a CDS encoding ABC transporter permease subunit → MNKIQTIVDKEWAEVFKNRIVLFTVAFLPLLFTALPLIILYTTRSISGDAGGDVTDIPPQFFEVCGDIPAGDCLQIFLINQFLLLFMMMPLIIPVSIAAYSIVGEKTTRSLEPLLATPISTVELLTGKSLAATIPAVLATWLGFGVFVIGVPLVGGKPVVLASIFSPVWLLAIFVAGPLMAVMAVNFAIIVSSRVTDPRVAEQTAAVIIVPLLGVLFGQLAGVIVLNLQFMMLAVGVLALVDIGLIYLGARLFQRETILTKWK, encoded by the coding sequence ATGAACAAGATTCAAACGATTGTTGACAAAGAGTGGGCCGAGGTGTTCAAGAACCGGATTGTGCTGTTCACCGTCGCCTTCCTGCCTCTGCTTTTCACTGCCCTGCCGTTGATCATTCTTTACACCACCCGATCCATTTCTGGCGATGCCGGCGGCGACGTGACCGACATCCCGCCTCAATTCTTTGAAGTGTGCGGGGACATTCCGGCTGGCGACTGCCTGCAAATTTTCCTCATCAACCAGTTCCTGCTGTTGTTCATGATGATGCCGCTCATCATCCCGGTTTCAATCGCCGCTTACAGCATCGTCGGCGAGAAGACCACCCGGAGCCTGGAGCCGCTGTTGGCGACGCCGATCAGCACGGTTGAATTGCTGACTGGCAAAAGTTTGGCCGCCACGATTCCGGCGGTGCTGGCCACCTGGCTGGGGTTTGGCGTTTTCGTCATTGGCGTGCCGCTGGTTGGCGGCAAGCCCGTTGTGCTGGCCAGCATTTTCAGCCCGGTGTGGCTGTTGGCGATTTTTGTGGCCGGGCCGCTCATGGCGGTGATGGCCGTCAACTTTGCCATCATCGTCTCCTCGCGCGTCACCGACCCGCGTGTGGCCGAGCAAACCGCCGCCGTCATCATTGTGCCACTGCTGGGCGTGCTGTTTGGGCAGTTGGCCGGGGTGATCGTCCTCAACCTTCAATTTATGATGCTCGCCGTCGGGGTGCTGGCTCTGGTTGACATCGGGCTGATTTATCTCGGCGCGCGCCTCTTCCAGCGCGAGACGATTTTGACCAAGTGGAAGTGA
- the dnaN gene encoding DNA polymerase III subunit beta: MKVSCLQENLAKGLSIVSRAVASRSTLPVLGNILLATDNSRLRLSATNLEMAITCWIGAKVEEDGSTTVPAKTFADIVSALPSGQMEMGLTVRTQTLNVRGGAFNNDVKCIDAQEFPIIPQAELKHGIHLNENDLRDMIEKVVYAAATDDARPILTGVLVKVEGETVTFAATDGFRLAVRTANLSSKILEPVMAIIPARALAELARVVGDQEEAAVMTLPPGRGQVIFHLRDVELVSQLIEGAFPDYQHIIPRSYQTRSVMSTDSFRKACKAADIFARENAHTARFKITPGEEMTPGVVEIDAQAAETGSNETRLDATIEGKPLEIAFNVKFMSDVLSVVDTPNVALETATSTSPGLVRAVGRDDFLYVIMPMRLGK; encoded by the coding sequence ATGAAAGTATCCTGCCTGCAAGAGAATCTCGCCAAAGGATTGAGCATTGTCAGCCGCGCCGTTGCTTCGCGCAGCACCCTGCCGGTGTTGGGCAACATCCTGCTTGCCACCGACAATTCGCGCCTGCGCCTGTCGGCAACTAATCTGGAGATGGCGATCACCTGTTGGATTGGAGCCAAGGTTGAAGAAGACGGCTCCACCACCGTGCCGGCCAAAACCTTCGCCGACATCGTCAGCGCCCTGCCCTCCGGCCAGATGGAAATGGGCCTCACCGTCCGCACTCAAACGCTCAACGTGCGTGGCGGGGCGTTCAACAACGACGTGAAGTGTATTGACGCCCAGGAGTTCCCCATCATCCCTCAGGCCGAACTCAAGCACGGCATTCATCTGAATGAGAACGACTTGCGCGATATGATTGAGAAGGTGGTGTATGCCGCCGCCACCGACGACGCCCGCCCGATCCTCACCGGGGTGCTCGTCAAAGTGGAAGGGGAAACCGTCACCTTCGCCGCCACCGACGGCTTCCGGCTTGCAGTTCGGACGGCCAATTTGTCCTCCAAAATTCTGGAGCCAGTGATGGCCATCATCCCGGCTCGCGCTCTGGCCGAACTGGCGCGTGTGGTCGGCGATCAAGAGGAAGCGGCAGTCATGACACTCCCGCCTGGCCGTGGTCAGGTCATCTTCCACTTGCGTGACGTTGAATTGGTCTCGCAACTCATCGAAGGCGCCTTCCCCGATTATCAGCACATCATCCCGCGCTCGTATCAAACGCGCAGTGTCATGTCCACCGATTCGTTCCGCAAAGCCTGCAAGGCCGCTGATATTTTTGCCCGCGAGAACGCTCACACCGCCCGGTTCAAGATCACGCCTGGTGAGGAGATGACGCCGGGGGTGGTGGAGATTGACGCTCAGGCGGCAGAGACGGGTTCCAATGAGACCAGGCTCGATGCTACCATTGAGGGCAAGCCGCTGGAGATCGCCTTCAACGTCAAATTTATGTCCGATGTCTTAAGCGTGGTAGACACACCCAACGTTGCTCTCGAAACGGCCACCTCTACCAGCCCCGGTCTTGTTCGCGCAGTCGGGCGCGATGATTTCTTGTACGTCATCATGCCCATGCGGCTTGGCAAGTAG
- a CDS encoding AAA family ATPase: MPPTPLTPSQLRRVCDPASFNFETTADLPVSSDIIGQPRGLKAIEFGIGIDSPGYHIFVLGEEGTGRTTAIGRFLRERAAGRPTPQDWMYVNNFAEPHKPRALNLSAGLGVALRDDMAALIDYLRRNLPQAFEQESYLEARNQGRRNFEADRSRLFDEFQHKAVAAGFVLLQTPGGWMLNPARNGQPLTTEIYEALPEAERKNFEAVGRELNDDLENMLRAIRNLERAAKDAQRDLNRQVGAAVADGHLNDLKAKYAASEETILYLNEVRQDVIDHVADFLPVDDAQPESGVKPPPPDFRQYTVNLVVDHSRTQGAPVVVELNPTYGKLLGRIEQESRFGVLTTDFTLIKTGALHAANGGYLVLRARDVFYEPLAWDALKRSLLSGYVRTEDIPARAGSTKTLDPEPIPLDLKVVLVGVPWVYYHLFDTDEDFGSIFKVKADFSSRMPRTPETEGQYAGFIAARCAEEKLRPFDRGAVAKVIEYGARAADDQFKLSARFGEVTDLLREANHCAARAGRETVTATDVMAALDEKVYRSNKVEEALRNDILEGSVFIDTEGSAIGQVNALSVTDSGDYAFALPSRLTARTFVGHGGIGQIDRETNLAGPLHNKGVLTLSSFFNATYAAHRSISFSAHITFEQNYGHIEGDSASCAELYALLSSLSGHPVKQSLAVTGSVDQKGRVEPIGAVNEKIEGFFAVCVARGLTGDQGVLIPAANVRELMLNEKVVAAVEAGRFHVWPVETVDEGIEILTGVPAGVRKDGRFPDNTLHAAVQKRLRELMKGHDREHDEDRERQPPKKAVKKKRPAKKRPTRKK, from the coding sequence ATGCCTCCAACTCCTCTCACGCCCTCCCAACTTCGCCGCGTCTGCGATCCGGCCTCATTCAATTTTGAAACCACCGCCGACCTGCCGGTCAGTTCCGACATCATCGGCCAGCCGCGCGGACTCAAAGCCATCGAGTTCGGCATTGGCATTGACAGCCCCGGTTACCATATCTTCGTGCTGGGCGAAGAAGGCACTGGCCGCACTACGGCCATTGGCCGCTTCCTGCGCGAGCGCGCCGCCGGCCGCCCCACGCCGCAAGACTGGATGTACGTCAACAACTTCGCCGAGCCGCACAAGCCGCGCGCCCTCAACCTGTCTGCCGGGCTGGGCGTTGCCTTGCGCGACGACATGGCGGCGTTGATAGATTATCTTCGCCGCAACCTGCCGCAAGCCTTCGAGCAAGAGTCGTATCTCGAAGCCCGCAACCAGGGCCGCCGCAATTTTGAAGCCGACCGCAGCCGCCTCTTCGACGAATTTCAACACAAGGCCGTCGCCGCCGGTTTTGTCCTTTTGCAAACGCCCGGCGGCTGGATGCTCAATCCGGCGCGCAACGGCCAGCCTCTCACCACCGAAATCTATGAGGCTCTGCCCGAAGCCGAGCGCAAAAATTTTGAGGCGGTTGGCCGCGAGTTGAACGACGATCTGGAAAATATGCTTCGCGCGATTCGCAATCTCGAACGCGCCGCAAAGGACGCGCAACGCGACCTCAACCGGCAAGTGGGCGCGGCAGTGGCCGACGGCCACCTGAATGATCTCAAAGCCAAGTATGCCGCCTCCGAAGAAACGATTCTCTATTTAAACGAAGTGCGGCAGGACGTGATTGATCACGTCGCCGACTTCTTGCCCGTTGACGACGCCCAACCGGAGTCTGGGGTGAAGCCGCCGCCGCCCGACTTCCGCCAGTACACGGTGAATCTGGTGGTGGATCACAGCCGGACTCAGGGCGCGCCCGTCGTCGTCGAACTCAACCCCACGTACGGCAAACTCCTGGGCCGCATCGAACAAGAGTCGCGCTTCGGCGTCCTCACCACCGACTTCACCCTGATCAAAACCGGCGCTCTGCACGCCGCCAACGGCGGCTATCTCGTCCTGCGCGCCCGCGATGTGTTCTACGAGCCGCTGGCCTGGGATGCCCTCAAACGCTCTCTGCTCTCCGGCTACGTTCGCACCGAAGACATCCCCGCTCGCGCCGGTTCCACCAAGACCCTCGACCCGGAACCGATCCCGCTTGATCTCAAAGTCGTCCTCGTCGGCGTGCCCTGGGTCTACTATCACCTCTTTGACACCGACGAAGACTTCGGCTCCATCTTCAAAGTCAAAGCCGACTTCTCCAGCCGCATGCCGCGCACGCCGGAAACCGAAGGGCAATACGCCGGCTTCATTGCCGCCCGTTGCGCCGAAGAAAAACTGCGCCCGTTCGATCGGGGCGCAGTCGCGAAAGTGATCGAGTACGGCGCGCGCGCGGCAGATGATCAGTTCAAGTTGAGCGCGCGTTTTGGCGAAGTGACCGATCTCTTGCGCGAAGCCAACCACTGCGCCGCCCGGGCTGGGCGCGAGACCGTTACCGCAACCGACGTGATGGCCGCCCTCGACGAAAAGGTTTACCGTTCCAACAAAGTCGAAGAAGCGTTACGCAACGACATTCTCGAAGGCTCGGTGTTCATTGATACTGAAGGCTCAGCCATCGGACAGGTGAACGCCCTGAGCGTGACTGACTCGGGTGATTACGCCTTTGCCCTCCCCAGCCGACTCACCGCCCGCACCTTTGTCGGTCATGGCGGCATCGGCCAGATTGATCGCGAGACCAACCTGGCCGGGCCACTGCACAACAAGGGCGTGCTCACACTTTCCAGCTTCTTCAATGCCACCTACGCCGCCCACCGCTCGATCTCCTTTTCGGCCCACATCACCTTTGAGCAAAACTACGGCCACATCGAAGGTGACAGCGCCTCGTGCGCCGAACTGTATGCCTTGCTCTCCAGCCTGTCAGGTCATCCGGTCAAACAATCGCTGGCCGTCACCGGGTCGGTGGATCAAAAAGGCCGGGTGGAACCGATCGGGGCGGTGAACGAAAAGATTGAGGGCTTCTTCGCCGTGTGCGTAGCGCGCGGCCTCACCGGTGATCAGGGGGTGTTGATCCCGGCGGCCAATGTCCGCGAATTGATGTTGAACGAAAAAGTGGTGGCGGCGGTGGAGGCGGGCCGGTTCCACGTTTGGCCGGTGGAGACGGTGGACGAAGGAATTGAAATCCTCACCGGCGTCCCCGCCGGAGTCCGAAAAGATGGCCGCTTCCCCGACAACACCCTTCACGCCGCCGTGCAGAAACGTTTACGCGAGTTGATGAAGGGCCACGACCGCGAGCATGACGAGGATCGGGAGCGTCAGCCACCCAAAAAGGCGGTTAAGAAAAAGCGCCCGGCCAAGAAACGCCCGACGCGAAAAAAGTAG
- a CDS encoding molybdopterin-dependent oxidoreductase yields MLDKLFGRKEQEESVKEMGRLPPGQSLTQRFPVLHYGPVPKFNPATWDLRVFGEVEEEKRWTWDEFNKLPRTKVTMDLHCVTRWSKFDTDWEGVHLKTLLDEGIIKLKPAARHLLQHCEYGFTVNVPVEVALQPNFLLATHFNGQPLDPDHGYPLRGVIGAVPGTEHKTPYLWKGGKWVRGLEFLAKDQLGFWEQAGYHNEADVWKEQRFAYDS; encoded by the coding sequence ATGTTAGACAAACTTTTTGGACGCAAGGAACAAGAGGAAAGTGTCAAGGAAATGGGGCGGCTTCCCCCCGGTCAGTCGCTCACCCAGCGTTTCCCCGTTCTGCATTACGGCCCGGTTCCTAAATTCAACCCGGCGACGTGGGATTTGCGCGTCTTTGGCGAAGTGGAAGAGGAGAAACGCTGGACGTGGGACGAGTTCAATAAACTGCCGCGCACCAAAGTGACAATGGACCTTCACTGCGTGACTCGCTGGAGCAAGTTCGACACCGACTGGGAAGGCGTGCATCTGAAAACGTTGCTGGATGAGGGCATCATCAAGCTCAAGCCGGCGGCCAGGCATTTGCTTCAACACTGCGAATACGGTTTCACCGTCAACGTGCCGGTGGAAGTGGCCCTGCAACCGAACTTCCTGCTGGCCACTCATTTCAACGGCCAACCGCTCGACCCCGATCACGGCTATCCCTTGCGCGGCGTCATTGGCGCAGTTCCTGGCACAGAGCATAAAACGCCATATCTCTGGAAAGGCGGCAAGTGGGTTCGCGGTCTGGAGTTTCTGGCGAAGGATCAGTTAGGCTTCTGGGAACAGGCCGGTTACCACAACGAAGCCGACGTGTGGAAAGAACAGCGGTTTGCCTACGACAGTTAG
- a CDS encoding adenine phosphoribosyltransferase (Catalyzes a salvage reaction resulting in the formation of AMP, that is energically less costly than de novo synthesis), with product MKNTREVYSVEVAGVKRDLRLFEVKPGLRIAILNILGDTELVQAAAVALGEKLKAVNYDLLVTAEAKSIPLIHALSVVTGKGYVVLRKAYKPYMGEAIEAETLSITTGATQTLYLDEKDCDLIHGKNVVLLDDVISTGSTLQGMRLVVDKAEAEVVAESAIFTEGERAQWENIISLGHLPIFTDPKGLA from the coding sequence ATGAAGAACACACGCGAAGTGTATTCGGTTGAGGTGGCCGGGGTGAAGCGCGACCTGCGGCTGTTCGAGGTCAAGCCGGGCCTGCGGATCGCCATCCTCAACATTCTCGGCGACACCGAACTGGTGCAGGCGGCGGCGGTTGCCCTGGGCGAAAAACTCAAGGCCGTGAATTATGATTTGCTGGTGACGGCAGAGGCCAAGAGCATTCCACTCATTCACGCCCTGTCCGTCGTCACTGGCAAGGGCTACGTGGTTCTTCGCAAAGCCTACAAGCCCTATATGGGTGAAGCCATTGAAGCTGAGACGCTGTCCATCACCACTGGCGCAACGCAAACATTGTATCTTGACGAAAAGGATTGCGATCTGATTCATGGCAAGAATGTGGTGTTGTTGGACGACGTGATCAGCACCGGCTCAACGTTGCAGGGGATGCGGCTGGTGGTGGACAAGGCCGAGGCCGAGGTGGTGGCCGAGAGCGCAATCTTCACCGAAGGCGAACGGGCGCAGTGGGAGAACATTATCTCGCTGGGGCACTTGCCGATCTTCACAGACCCTAAGGGTCTCGCGTAG
- a CDS encoding class I SAM-dependent methyltransferase: MIDAKPVCDYEGSNYQAEFWNKGGRDYEDLAERIALRAMLPAQGRLFLEIGAGAGRLTPTLAGFEHVVLLDYSRTQLQQARARLGDGPRFTYVAANVYDLPFVPGVFNGASMIRVMHHLVDGRAALKEIHNVMSTGGAFILEFANKQNVKAILRYWLRRQNWSPFSPEPVEFVKLNFDFHPRAMREWLGETGFAVEAQRTVSHYRLSLLKRLVPASLLAAADGLFQPTGEWWQLAPSVFVKCRVQGGKKKEIKEIREIFCCPNCDSSLSRSGDVLECYCCGKRWGIKDGIYDFKEPL; this comes from the coding sequence ATGATAGACGCCAAGCCTGTTTGTGATTACGAAGGCTCGAACTACCAGGCCGAGTTCTGGAATAAGGGCGGGCGCGACTATGAAGACCTGGCCGAGCGCATCGCCCTGAGGGCGATGTTGCCGGCGCAGGGCCGCCTGTTTCTGGAGATCGGCGCAGGCGCAGGGCGGCTGACGCCGACCCTGGCCGGCTTCGAGCACGTGGTGCTGTTGGATTACTCGCGCACGCAATTACAGCAAGCGCGAGCGCGGCTGGGCGATGGCCCCCGCTTCACCTACGTGGCCGCCAACGTGTATGACTTGCCGTTCGTGCCGGGCGTGTTCAACGGCGCTTCGATGATCCGCGTCATGCACCATCTGGTGGACGGGCGGGCCGCCTTGAAAGAGATTCACAATGTGATGTCAACCGGCGGCGCATTCATCCTTGAATTTGCCAATAAGCAAAACGTCAAAGCTATTCTTCGCTACTGGCTTCGCCGACAGAACTGGAGTCCGTTCTCGCCGGAACCGGTGGAGTTTGTGAAGTTGAACTTTGACTTTCACCCGCGGGCGATGCGCGAGTGGCTGGGAGAAACCGGCTTTGCTGTGGAAGCGCAGAGGACGGTATCACATTATCGTTTGAGCCTGCTCAAGCGCCTCGTCCCGGCCAGCCTGCTGGCCGCCGCCGACGGCCTGTTTCAGCCGACGGGTGAGTGGTGGCAATTGGCCCCCAGCGTGTTTGTGAAGTGCCGGGTGCAGGGCGGAAAGAAGAAGGAAATAAAGGAAATCAGGGAAATCTTCTGTTGCCCGAACTGCGACAGCAGTTTGAGCCGGAGCGGCGATGTGCTGGAGTGCTACTGTTGCGGCAAACGCTGGGGCATCAAAGACGGAATCTACGATTTCAAAGAGCCGTTATAG
- a CDS encoding TldD/PmbA family protein, translating into MSTADETEVSVTAVDEYLTRFANNAIHQNVAERDAVLQVRAAFGKRLGAAATNDLSAEALARAVEIACEIARHQPENPEFPGLPDPSPVPAVHSFDDAAASITPEARARAVGGVCRAALAANTVAAGAYSTSSIEFAVANSRGLWAYHPSTSVDLTLAVACGEGTGYSHGTSWRLDRVNTESLGADAIQRAIAARAPRRATPGEYTVILEPYAVADIIESLASEGMSALAVQEGRSWMNGRMGKPALSPLLSIWDDGLDPDGEPQPFDCEGVPKQRVDIVRAGVPTAPVYDTHTAAREPGRASTGHAQPVDEDWDGPMPGNLHLAPGDSSVEDMIRSTRQGLFVTRFWYTNIVSEHDCVLTGTTRDGTFLIERGEIVGPVHNLRFTQALVPALKNVVALGKESRPIGGYYGSHRLPAMKVEGFRFTG; encoded by the coding sequence TTGTCCACTGCCGACGAGACTGAAGTCTCGGTGACGGCGGTGGACGAGTATCTCACGCGCTTTGCCAACAATGCCATTCACCAGAACGTGGCTGAGCGGGACGCGGTTCTGCAAGTGCGGGCCGCCTTTGGCAAACGGCTGGGCGCGGCGGCCACCAACGATCTCTCAGCCGAAGCGCTGGCCCGTGCTGTAGAAATTGCCTGTGAGATCGCCCGCCACCAGCCGGAGAATCCGGAATTCCCCGGCTTGCCCGACCCAAGCCCCGTTCCAGCCGTTCACTCTTTCGATGACGCCGCCGCTTCCATCACACCCGAAGCGCGGGCGCGGGCGGTGGGCGGCGTTTGCCGGGCGGCCCTGGCCGCCAACACTGTCGCCGCCGGCGCCTATTCAACCTCAAGCATCGAGTTTGCCGTCGCCAATTCACGCGGCCTGTGGGCTTATCATCCGTCTACTTCGGTTGACCTGACGTTGGCTGTGGCCTGCGGCGAGGGGACAGGATACAGCCACGGGACTTCGTGGCGGCTCGACCGGGTGAACACCGAATCGCTGGGTGCCGACGCGATTCAACGGGCTATAGCCGCCCGCGCTCCGCGCCGGGCCACGCCGGGCGAGTACACCGTCATTCTCGAACCTTACGCTGTGGCCGACATCATCGAAAGCCTGGCCTCAGAAGGCATGAGCGCGCTGGCAGTGCAGGAGGGGCGTAGTTGGATGAATGGTCGGATGGGCAAACCGGCCCTCTCGCCTCTGCTTTCAATTTGGGACGACGGCCTTGACCCGGATGGCGAACCGCAACCCTTTGATTGCGAGGGTGTGCCAAAACAGCGGGTGGACATCGTGCGCGCCGGGGTGCCAACCGCGCCAGTGTACGACACCCACACGGCGGCCCGCGAGCCGGGCCGGGCCTCCACCGGCCACGCCCAACCAGTGGACGAAGACTGGGATGGCCCCATGCCGGGCAACCTGCACCTGGCCCCCGGCGACTCAAGTGTGGAGGACATGATCCGCTCCACGAGGCAGGGGCTGTTCGTGACGCGCTTCTGGTACACCAACATTGTTTCGGAGCATGATTGTGTGCTGACGGGCACGACTCGCGACGGCACGTTTCTGATCGAGCGCGGCGAGATCGTGGGGCCGGTGCATAACTTGCGCTTCACCCAGGCGCTCGTGCCTGCCTTGAAAAACGTGGTGGCGCTGGGCAAGGAGTCGCGGCCCATCGGCGGCTACTATGGCAGTCACCGTTTGCCGGCGATGAAGGTGGAGGGGTTCAGGTTTACGGGGTGA
- a CDS encoding glycosyltransferase family 2 protein, producing MTPSHPKYSIVVPIFNEEEIIPEMHRRMSAMLDGLDGPSELILVNDGSRDRSLAIMRELAAGDPRLKVLSFSRNFGHQMAITAGIDHAAGDAVAVIDSDLQDPPEVIPDLIKKWKEGYELIYAVRSERRGETFFKKFTASFFYRLIASMTELKIPADSGDFRLMDRKVVEALKSVREHHRFMRGLSVWVGFKQIGVTYVRQERFAGVTKYPLRKMIRFATDGITSFSYVPLQFATTLGFIFAGLALVAAPIVAVLRLRGSDFFFGQATTLISVLLLGGVQLIFLGIIGEYLGRIYDEVKKRPLYIISEKLGFTTEHTENTEEKQTLKV from the coding sequence ATGACCCCCTCTCACCCCAAATATTCCATCGTCGTCCCCATCTTCAACGAAGAAGAGATCATCCCCGAAATGCACCGGCGCATGTCGGCTATGCTCGACGGCCTCGACGGGCCGAGCGAACTGATTCTGGTCAACGACGGCAGTCGCGATCGTTCGCTGGCGATCATGCGCGAACTGGCCGCCGGCGACCCGCGCCTGAAAGTGCTCAGCTTCTCGCGCAACTTCGGCCACCAGATGGCAATCACTGCCGGGATCGATCATGCCGCCGGCGACGCGGTAGCGGTGATTGACTCCGACCTGCAAGACCCGCCGGAGGTGATTCCCGACCTGATCAAAAAGTGGAAAGAGGGCTACGAACTCATTTACGCCGTGCGCTCCGAGCGCAGAGGCGAGACGTTCTTCAAGAAGTTCACGGCTTCGTTCTTCTACCGCCTGATCGCCAGCATGACCGAACTCAAAATTCCGGCGGACTCGGGCGACTTCCGGTTGATGGATCGCAAAGTAGTGGAGGCGCTCAAGTCGGTGCGTGAGCACCATCGCTTCATGCGCGGGCTGTCGGTGTGGGTAGGGTTCAAACAGATCGGCGTGACTTACGTCCGGCAGGAACGCTTTGCCGGAGTCACCAAGTATCCCTTGAGGAAGATGATCCGTTTTGCCACCGACGGCATCACCAGTTTTTCGTACGTGCCCCTGCAATTTGCGACGACTCTGGGCTTTATCTTTGCCGGGCTGGCGCTGGTGGCGGCGCCGATTGTGGCCGTCTTGCGCTTGAGGGGCAGTGACTTCTTCTTTGGCCAGGCCACCACGCTCATCAGCGTCTTGCTGTTGGGCGGTGTGCAACTCATCTTCCTCGGCATCATCGGCGAATACCTGGGCCGCATTTATGATGAGGTGAAGAAAAGGCCGCTGTACATTATTTCTGAGAAGCTCGGTTTCACCACAGAGCACACAGAGAACACAGAGGAAAAACAGACCTTAAAGGTATAA
- a CDS encoding C39 family peptidase translates to MPTVKLNVPYRSQWDPDAKDHNADCGPTSLSMLLAALGDPISPDQMYAYIGQRGMSEYTSFGDLTRAAKARNLTMTRKNFLPGKALDELKATLNAGKPFIALVNYAFWDPIVHNGFKGSHFVLVTGYDDDQVFIHDPLFRDGKPRPEHKREQGNFCAYTYEQFLDAWGRLAQGNPNYAALISDKPVGFLTERPMDARPDAPPAKPATLDETTRRRIRAKAAYERKPDPNLDDPAAAQMALATLGDWGATWDTYTVRRGDSLSKIATMFYQDKDLWRVVVYFNEMTHPGLLEVGETLMMPRATFNPGEDSRVPAFGHGGPTG, encoded by the coding sequence ATGCCCACTGTCAAACTCAACGTTCCTTACAGATCGCAATGGGACCCGGACGCCAAAGACCACAACGCCGACTGCGGGCCGACCTCGCTGTCTATGCTCCTTGCCGCTCTGGGCGATCCGATCTCGCCTGACCAGATGTATGCCTATATCGGCCAGCGCGGCATGAGTGAGTACACTTCGTTCGGCGACCTGACGCGGGCGGCCAAAGCCCGCAACCTGACGATGACGCGCAAGAACTTCCTGCCGGGCAAGGCCCTCGACGAACTCAAAGCCACCCTCAACGCGGGCAAACCGTTCATCGCCCTTGTCAACTATGCTTTCTGGGATCCGATTGTTCACAACGGCTTCAAGGGATCGCACTTCGTGCTGGTGACAGGCTACGACGACGATCAGGTCTTTATCCACGACCCGCTCTTCCGGGATGGCAAACCCCGGCCTGAACACAAACGCGAACAAGGCAACTTCTGCGCTTACACTTACGAACAATTCCTCGATGCCTGGGGCCGACTGGCGCAGGGAAACCCAAATTACGCCGCTCTGATCTCAGACAAGCCAGTGGGCTTCCTCACCGAGCGGCCTATGGACGCCCGCCCCGACGCGCCGCCGGCCAAACCGGCCACGCTCGACGAGACGACACGCCGCCGCATCCGGGCCAAGGCCGCTTACGAACGAAAGCCTGACCCCAATCTTGACGATCCGGCCGCCGCCCAAATGGCGTTAGCAACGCTGGGCGACTGGGGCGCGACGTGGGACACTTACACGGTGCGGCGCGGCGACAGTCTTTCCAAGATCGCCACCATGTTTTATCAGGACAAAGACTTGTGGCGAGTGGTGGTGTACTTCAACGAAATGACTCACCCCGGCCTGCTCGAAGTGGGTGAGACGCTCATGATGCCGCGCGCCACGTTTAATCCGGGCGAAGATTCTCGTGTGCCCGCCTTTGGACACGGCGGCCCGACCGGATAA